GACGCCTGGAATCTTGGCGTTGCGTGCATCGAGGTTCGGGGGAGCGTCGGGGAGCGGCTCGATCAGGTGCTGCGGCATCTCCGAGGGCCTAGGCTCCCTTCGGAGCGAAGGGGCTAGCGGCTCGGACCGAATCGGTGGACGAGCCCTGACGTGAATCGAAAGTACTGCGGCTTCCCCTCCAGGCCGATGCTCACGCTTGGCGTCCTCAAGAATCTCCGGCCCGAGCCCATGCCCCCATACGATCCCAGGAACTCGACATCGAGGGATTGGGCGAGTCGAACCGCCAGACCGAGGCCCACCTCGCCGGAGGTCGAGACGCCCGAGGATGTTCCCCTTTCGCCATGACCCGATAACGTGACACGGAGGTTCCCCACGCCGAGGGTCCCGAGGAGGAAGGGATTCACTCTGCGATCGGGCAGGAAGAAGTAGCGCGAGAAGAGGCTGACGCCAAGAAAGCGGTATTGGAGCTGATCGGGGCCGCCGGGATAGGTGCTCGCCAGCAGCTCCTCGAACCCTTCATCGCCCCCGAAGTCCGCGAAATCGAGCCGGATCCCGTAGCTTTCGTGGCGCCGGGTTCGCCGTTCGATGCCGGCATCCAACGCATAGCCGTTCGCGCCAAAGTGCCTGAAGTTGCCCGCGGGGTTCGCCGCGCTCGCATGGGCGCTCATGAGCCAGCGCGCGGCGCTCGGTGGCGGGTCATCCCGATTCCTGGGGCCCGGGCCACCGACACGGAGGCCCTTCTCTTCGACGAGAACCTCGTGAGTCCGGTCCCGGCCCTTTTCGTCTTCGATCCGGCGCACTCGGCTCGCCGCCACGACCGAATCCCGTCCGCTATCGAGAGCCAGCCGGAGATTACCCATGGAACCGACCCGCACTCGCTGAGCTCTCAGCTCGGTTCCGTTGTCCAGCAGAACTCGAATCGAGGTCGGCATCCCTGCCAAGGAGTCCGTCGCCCGCGAGTCCGTCGCCAGGGAGTCCGGGGGAGCCTCCGCACGCGCCAACGTCGCGGTCAGGAACACCATCATGGCGATGAGGGCAGCGAGGCGAATGCTCCTGCTCATCCGGCGACCTCCAGGGGGGCCTTCCCCTTGGCCAGAGTTTCCCCGATCACGGCGGCGTCCACCTTGGCGCGCTTCAAGGCCTTCATCAGCGCCGCGGCCTTCTTGGGGGCGATCGCGATCAGCAATCCGCCCGACGTCTGGGGATCGGCCAGCGCCATCCGGAGTGTCTCGGGCACGCCCTCGTCGAACTGAACGAAGGGCGAGGCGTACGCGAGATTGGATCGAAGCCCCGCCGGCGCCACGCCGTCACGGGCGAAATCCAGAACGCGAGGCAGCACCGGCACGACGCCGCTCCAGATCCGGAGCGTCTTTTTGCTCGCGCGCGCGACGTTCAGCGCATGCCCCAGCAATCCGAACCCCGTCACGTCGGTGGCGGCGGACGCGCCCGCCGTATGCATCATTTCTCCCGCCGCGCGATTGACGGTGACGAGCTGCGCGGTCATCCGCGCGAGGTCCTCATCCGGCAAGAGCCGTCGCTTCAGGGCCGTGGCCAGGATGCCGATGCCGAGCGGCTTGGTAAGCACCAGCAGGTCGCCGCGTTTCGCGCCGGCGTTGGTCACGATCTTCTTGGGATGCACCTCGCCCGTGACCGCGAAGCCGAACTTGATCTCCGGGTCGCGCACGGTGTGGCCCCCCACCAGGGCGACCCTCGCGTGCGCGAGGGCTTCGGCACCGCCTCGCAGGATCTCCCCCAGCACGCCCATGTCCCCCTTCTCGGGATAGCAGACGATGGAGAGCGCGGTGAGCGGCGTTCCGCCCATGGCGTAGACGTCGCTCATCGCGTTCGCCGCGGCGATCCGGCCGAAATCGAACGGATCGTTCACGACGGGCGTGATGAAGTCCACGGTCTGGACGAGGGCGCGCGTGGGCGACAACCGGAACACGCCCGCGTCGTCCCAGGTTTCGGGACCGACGAGAAGGCCGGCGATCTTCTTCGCGCGGGGCAAGGACGACAGAGCCTGTCGCAGGTCCTCCGGACCCAGCTTGGCGGCTCAACCCGCGCAGGACACCTGCTCCGTGAGCCGGTGAATATCCTGGCGGGTATGACTCACGGGTTGGGGTTGCCGGGCCCGATCAGGGGGCGATGAAGGCCCAGACCTCGATTTCGACGCGGGCGTCTTTCGGCAGCCGGCTCACGGCCACCGTGGAACGGGCGGGCTTGGGATCGGAGAAAGCGCGCGCGTAGACCTCGTTCATCGCGGCGAACTCGTCCATGTCGGCGAGAAAGACCGTCGTCTTGACGACGTCGGCGAGCGAAGCGCCGCCCGCCTCGAGCACGGCGCGGAGATTGGCGAGCACCCGTTCCGTCTCGGCCGCGACGCCTCCCCCCACCATGTTTCCCGTCTTGGGGTCGAGGCCGATCTGGCCGGAGGTGATGATCCAGCGGCCGGAGAGGGCGCCGGAGCGGCCCTGGACGTAGGGGCCGATGGCGGCGGGCGCATCCGTCGTCTTGAGGACGCCGTCGCTCAAGTTATTCGACCGTGACGCTCTTGGCCAGGTTCCGCGGCTGATCCACGTCGCAGCCGCGCTCCACCGCGATGTAGTAGGCGAGGAGCTGGAGCGGAATGACCGCGAGCAGCGGCATCAGGGGCCCGAGCGCGTGCGGCACAAAGAGCACGTGGTCGGCCTTCTGGGCCACCACCTCGTCGCCCTCGCACGCGACCGCGATGATCTTCCCCTT
The window above is part of the Candidatus Binatia bacterium genome. Proteins encoded here:
- the selD gene encoding selenide, water dikinase SelD: MHRLTEQVSCAGUAAKLGPEDLRQALSSLPRAKKIAGLLVGPETWDDAGVFRLSPTRALVQTVDFITPVVNDPFDFGRIAAANAMSDVYAMGGTPLTALSIVCYPEKGDMGVLGEILRGGAEALAHARVALVGGHTVRDPEIKFGFAVTGEVHPKKIVTNAGAKRGDLLVLTKPLGIGILATALKRRLLPDEDLARMTAQLVTVNRAAGEMMHTAGASAATDVTGFGLLGHALNVARASKKTLRIWSGVVPVLPRVLDFARDGVAPAGLRSNLAYASPFVQFDEGVPETLRMALADPQTSGGLLIAIAPKKAAALMKALKRAKVDAAVIGETLAKGKAPLEVAG
- a CDS encoding RidA family protein → MSDGVLKTTDAPAAIGPYVQGRSGALSGRWIITSGQIGLDPKTGNMVGGGVAAETERVLANLRAVLEAGGASLADVVKTTVFLADMDEFAAMNEVYARAFSDPKPARSTVAVSRLPKDARVEIEVWAFIAP